Proteins found in one Actinokineospora alba genomic segment:
- a CDS encoding ABC transporter ATP-binding protein, with product MNEPVIEVVGLRCRYGRFEAVRGIDFAVQPGELFALLGTNGAGKTTTMEVLEGLRAPSAGSVRVLGLDPAADRARVRPRTGVMLQESGFPGDLTVREAVTLWRGLTSRPSQVDESLAMVDLAHRRDVRVKALSGGERRRLDLALATLGRPDVLFLDEPTTGLDPESRARTWRTLRDLLAHGTSIVLTTHYLEEAENLAHRIAIMHEGRIEVCGPLADVLEREASRISFTRPDEVAFLDLPGVAGRVDPEAFGKGRVEIRTRVLQDDLAEVLRWAADRDIQLGRLRAHHASLADVFHGVSHHAAVAA from the coding sequence ATGAACGAGCCAGTCATCGAAGTGGTCGGCCTGCGCTGCCGCTACGGCAGGTTCGAGGCCGTGCGCGGCATCGACTTCGCCGTCCAGCCAGGGGAGCTGTTCGCCCTGCTCGGCACCAACGGGGCGGGCAAGACCACCACCATGGAAGTCCTAGAAGGCCTGCGCGCGCCGAGTGCGGGCAGCGTGCGCGTGCTCGGTCTCGACCCCGCCGCGGACCGGGCGCGGGTGCGGCCCCGGACCGGGGTGATGCTGCAGGAGTCGGGATTCCCCGGCGATCTGACGGTCCGCGAGGCGGTGACCCTGTGGCGCGGCCTCACCAGCCGACCGTCCCAAGTGGATGAGTCACTCGCCATGGTCGACTTGGCGCACCGCCGGGACGTGCGGGTCAAGGCGCTCTCCGGTGGCGAGCGGCGGCGGCTGGACCTCGCCCTGGCCACCCTGGGTCGGCCGGACGTGCTGTTCCTCGACGAGCCGACCACCGGCCTGGACCCGGAGTCCCGCGCGCGCACCTGGCGGACGCTGCGGGACCTGCTCGCCCACGGCACGTCGATCGTCCTCACCACGCACTACCTGGAGGAGGCGGAGAACTTGGCCCACCGCATCGCGATCATGCACGAGGGCCGGATCGAGGTGTGCGGCCCGCTGGCCGATGTCCTGGAACGGGAGGCGTCGCGGATCTCCTTCACCCGACCCGACGAGGTCGCCTTCCTGGACCTGCCCGGCGTCGCGGGCCGGGTCGACCCGGAGGCGTTCGGCAAGGGCCGGGTCGAGATCCGCACCCGCGTGCTGCAGGACGACCTGGCGGAGGTGCTGCGCTGGGCGGCCGACCGCGACATCCAACTCGGCCGACTGCGAGCCCACCACGCCTCACTGGCCGACGTCTTCCACGGCGTGTCGCACCACGCGGCGGTGGCGGCGTGA
- a CDS encoding sensor histidine kinase: MRTPLERMRKYTVWTLVGAAGIIGLLLTAEVQFRSPWLLVCVAVVVPQYVRISAIAMPGLGIPVARPWEIPATAVVALVGWWASLMTLPLGFGWAILPASILAAVAACHTGGTRWAITVLGSAFIGVSGLAAAEAADTMTTEALPWTLAVAVISVVFVLSNLLQVWLWSVIRQLDDARALAADLAVAEERLRFAAELHDVQGHHLQAIALKGELAERLIGHDDAAARVQAAAVSELARQALRETRGVVHGYRRTSLSTEIGNAVDILRAAGIAAAVDGDATAVPPALQPLFGALVREGTTNILRHTAAGVCDLVVSVADGRARVRLSNDGVRPSTGDPGSGIDSLRERFAAIGGQLRTEAGDGRFALVGEAAVG; encoded by the coding sequence GTGCGGACACCACTGGAGCGGATGCGCAAGTACACGGTCTGGACGCTGGTGGGCGCCGCGGGGATCATCGGGCTCCTCCTCACCGCCGAGGTGCAGTTCCGCAGCCCGTGGCTGCTGGTGTGCGTGGCGGTCGTCGTGCCGCAGTACGTGCGGATCAGCGCGATCGCGATGCCGGGGCTGGGTATCCCGGTCGCGCGGCCGTGGGAGATCCCGGCCACCGCCGTCGTCGCCCTGGTCGGATGGTGGGCGAGCCTCATGACCCTGCCGCTCGGCTTCGGGTGGGCGATACTGCCCGCGAGCATCCTGGCGGCGGTCGCCGCCTGCCACACGGGTGGAACCCGGTGGGCGATCACGGTCCTGGGAAGCGCGTTCATCGGGGTGTCCGGCCTGGCCGCGGCCGAGGCGGCGGACACCATGACGACCGAGGCGCTCCCGTGGACGCTGGCCGTCGCGGTGATCAGCGTGGTGTTCGTGCTGAGCAACCTGCTGCAGGTGTGGCTGTGGTCGGTGATCCGGCAACTCGACGACGCCCGGGCGCTCGCGGCCGACCTCGCGGTGGCCGAGGAACGCCTGCGCTTCGCCGCCGAACTGCACGACGTGCAGGGACACCATCTGCAGGCCATCGCGCTGAAGGGCGAACTGGCGGAACGTCTGATCGGCCACGACGACGCCGCCGCCCGCGTCCAGGCCGCCGCGGTCAGCGAACTCGCGCGGCAGGCGCTGCGCGAGACCCGCGGGGTCGTGCACGGTTACCGCCGCACCAGCCTGTCCACCGAGATCGGCAACGCCGTCGACATTCTGCGCGCGGCGGGCATCGCGGCGGCGGTCGACGGCGACGCCACCGCCGTGCCGCCCGCCCTGCAGCCGCTGTTCGGCGCGCTGGTGCGGGAAGGGACCACCAACATCCTGCGGCACACCGCCGCGGGCGTGTGCGACCTGGTGGTGTCGGTGGCCGACGGGCGGGCGCGGGTGCGGTTGAGCAACGACGGTGTCCGACCGAGTACCGGCGACCCGGGCAGTGGCATCGACAGTCTGCGCGAGCGGTTCGCCGCCATCGGCGGGCAGCTGCGCACCGAGGCAGGCGACGGCCGGTTCGCGCTGGTCGGCGAGGCGGCCGTCGGATGA
- a CDS encoding response regulator transcription factor: MIRVVLADDEDLIRGALAALLELEPDITVVAEVSDGDAAVAAVERLSPDIAVLDLEMPRRDGVAAAEAIGHRAAVVIVTRHARPGVLKRALAAGVRGFVPKTTPASRLATILRDVHAGGRYVDSEIAASALTEDTCPLTARELEVLRHTRRGGSVQDIARTVHLAHGTVRNYLSSAMAKLGVSSRHDAARMAWDEGWI, from the coding sequence ATGATCAGGGTGGTGCTGGCCGACGACGAGGACCTCATCCGCGGCGCCCTCGCGGCGCTGCTGGAACTGGAGCCCGACATCACCGTGGTGGCCGAGGTGAGCGACGGCGACGCCGCTGTCGCTGCCGTCGAGCGGCTCTCCCCGGACATCGCCGTGCTGGACCTGGAGATGCCCCGGCGTGACGGCGTCGCCGCGGCCGAGGCGATCGGCCACCGCGCGGCGGTGGTGATCGTGACCCGGCACGCGCGTCCGGGTGTGCTCAAGCGGGCGCTGGCGGCGGGAGTCCGGGGCTTCGTGCCGAAGACGACCCCGGCGTCGCGGCTGGCGACGATCCTGCGTGACGTGCACGCGGGCGGGCGCTACGTCGACTCGGAGATCGCCGCCTCCGCGCTGACCGAGGACACCTGCCCGCTGACGGCCCGGGAACTGGAGGTGCTGCGCCACACCCGGCGCGGCGGGTCGGTCCAGGACATCGCCCGGACCGTCCACCTCGCGCACGGCACCGTCCGCAACTACCTGTCCTCGGCGATGGCCAAGCTCGGCGTCTCGTCCCGCCACGATGCCGCCCGGATGGCGTGGGACGAGGGCTGGATCTAG
- a CDS encoding helix-turn-helix domain-containing protein: MPIVVRIDVELAKRKMSVGEFAERVGLTPANVAVLKNGRAKAVRFSTLEAMCRVLDCQPGDLLEWVDEDEDQP; encoded by the coding sequence ATGCCGATCGTGGTCCGCATCGACGTCGAGTTGGCCAAGCGCAAGATGAGTGTCGGTGAGTTCGCCGAGCGGGTCGGGCTCACCCCGGCGAACGTCGCGGTGCTGAAGAACGGTCGTGCCAAGGCGGTGCGGTTCAGCACCCTGGAAGCCATGTGCCGGGTGCTCGACTGCCAGCCCGGCGACCTGCTCGAGTGGGTCGACGAAGACGAGGACCAGCCCTAG
- a CDS encoding DUF2975 domain-containing protein — translation MNTERLAVTLLRIFLALLFGVLVLFQTMSLPGQFAHMAQESPDFAYLRWPATAVTIFWVLCVQVVIVCTWKLLTLVKDDRIFSDAALGWVDAIVWAVAAGWVVLVGVFLYVGFNADDPGLPLLLFLLSVGATVLGLLMVVLRALLRRATTLRTDMEAVI, via the coding sequence ATGAACACTGAACGTCTGGCGGTAACCCTGCTCCGGATCTTCCTCGCGCTGCTGTTCGGGGTCCTGGTCCTGTTCCAGACCATGTCCCTGCCCGGCCAGTTCGCGCACATGGCTCAGGAGTCGCCCGACTTCGCCTATCTGCGGTGGCCCGCGACCGCGGTGACGATCTTCTGGGTGCTGTGTGTCCAGGTGGTGATCGTGTGCACGTGGAAGCTGCTGACCTTGGTCAAGGACGACCGCATCTTCAGCGACGCCGCGTTGGGCTGGGTCGACGCGATCGTGTGGGCCGTCGCCGCGGGCTGGGTGGTGCTGGTGGGGGTGTTCCTCTACGTCGGCTTCAACGCCGACGACCCCGGGCTACCGCTCCTGCTCTTCCTGCTGTCGGTGGGCGCGACCGTGCTGGGTCTGCTGATGGTGGTGCTGCGTGCGCTGCTGCGCCGTGCCACCACGCTGCGGACCGACATGGAAGCGGTGATCTGA
- a CDS encoding alpha/beta fold hydrolase, translating to MTRSRKLIPLLALVLVGTTLAAPASAEPAAPTARAGDLVSARAIWAPGFEYARVWKITYRSTSATGASTVVSGTVIVPNGSTGAIVGYGPGTHGLGDQCAPSVGLQRGDEFEGGLIHQYARKGFAVAVTDYEGLGTPGDHTYTAGRSQGNAVLDVVRASTRLSGTGLSPKAPVAVVGYSQGGQTAGWAAEIAPAYAPELNIKGFAVGAAPSDLRRVADANDGGANFGLVLAAGVGLNAAYPELALTNYLNAAGQAAYADIRDDCGSDFGKYANRRLSDYTTTDVLNRPDWSARLAEQNLGTRAPTVPTLMYHSTGDEIIPVSVSVALRPQWCGKGAKLTYWQVDTGGHSQTAAYLSPLVTQWVADRLAGAPAAGNC from the coding sequence ATGACCCGTTCGCGCAAACTGATCCCGCTATTGGCCTTGGTCCTGGTCGGCACCACCCTCGCCGCCCCGGCCTCCGCCGAACCCGCCGCCCCGACCGCGAGGGCAGGCGACCTCGTCAGTGCTCGCGCCATCTGGGCTCCGGGTTTCGAGTACGCCCGGGTTTGGAAGATCACCTACCGCTCGACCTCCGCCACCGGAGCGTCCACTGTGGTCAGTGGCACCGTGATCGTGCCCAACGGCAGTACCGGCGCCATCGTCGGCTACGGGCCCGGCACCCACGGTCTCGGCGACCAGTGCGCGCCGTCGGTCGGGCTGCAGCGCGGCGACGAGTTCGAGGGTGGGTTGATCCATCAGTACGCCCGCAAGGGTTTCGCTGTCGCGGTCACCGACTACGAAGGGCTCGGCACGCCCGGCGACCACACGTACACGGCCGGGCGCTCGCAAGGCAACGCCGTGTTGGACGTCGTCCGGGCGAGCACTCGGCTGTCCGGCACGGGGTTGTCGCCGAAGGCGCCGGTCGCGGTGGTCGGGTACTCGCAGGGCGGGCAGACCGCCGGGTGGGCCGCGGAGATCGCCCCGGCCTACGCCCCGGAGCTCAACATCAAGGGCTTCGCCGTCGGCGCGGCGCCGTCGGATCTGCGTCGCGTGGCCGACGCCAACGACGGGGGCGCGAACTTCGGTCTGGTTCTCGCCGCCGGTGTCGGCCTCAACGCCGCCTATCCGGAACTGGCGCTGACCAACTACCTCAACGCCGCCGGCCAAGCCGCGTACGCCGACATCCGGGACGACTGCGGATCGGACTTCGGCAAGTACGCCAACCGTCGCCTCTCCGACTACACGACCACGGACGTCCTCAACCGTCCTGATTGGAGCGCCCGGCTAGCCGAGCAGAACCTGGGCACCCGCGCACCCACGGTCCCCACGCTGATGTACCACTCGACGGGCGACGAGATCATCCCGGTCTCGGTGAGCGTCGCGCTGCGGCCGCAGTGGTGCGGCAAGGGCGCCAAGCTCACCTACTGGCAGGTCGACACCGGCGGGCACTCCCAAACCGCGGCGTACCTGAGCCCTCTGGTCACCCAGTGGGTAGCCGACCGGCTCGCGGGCGCCCCCGCGGCAGGCAACTGCTGA
- a CDS encoding ABC transporter ATP-binding protein, which produces MTLRLDSLRLLYPDGDRDLVALDDATLTAEAGELVAVTGPSGSGKSSLLAVAGLLVSPASGTVRIAGQNVGALSAAARDRVRRERIGFVFQQSNLLASLTALDQLLLVGTIVGRSRRDRAHELLDRVGLTGKEHRRPHQLSGGERQRVGVARALMGEPAVLLVDEPTSALDRERGRQVMTLLREITRESATATIVVTHDVEHLDLADHTVTMRDGKTSAPRRPR; this is translated from the coding sequence ATGACCTTGCGACTGGACTCTCTCCGCCTGCTCTATCCCGACGGCGACCGCGACCTGGTCGCCCTCGACGACGCCACGCTCACCGCGGAAGCGGGCGAACTGGTCGCGGTGACCGGGCCGTCCGGCTCGGGGAAGTCGAGCCTGCTGGCCGTCGCGGGGCTGTTGGTCAGTCCGGCCTCGGGCACGGTCCGGATCGCGGGCCAGAACGTGGGAGCGCTGAGCGCGGCCGCCCGCGACCGGGTCCGCCGGGAGCGGATCGGGTTCGTGTTCCAGCAGTCGAACCTGTTGGCCTCGCTGACCGCACTCGACCAACTGCTGCTGGTCGGCACCATTGTCGGGCGGTCGCGCCGAGACCGGGCGCATGAGCTGTTGGACAGGGTCGGCCTGACCGGCAAGGAACACCGTCGCCCACATCAGCTGTCGGGCGGCGAACGCCAACGGGTCGGCGTCGCCCGCGCCCTCATGGGCGAGCCCGCGGTACTCCTCGTCGACGAGCCCACGTCGGCGCTCGACCGGGAGCGGGGAAGGCAGGTGATGACCCTGTTGCGGGAGATCACCAGGGAGTCGGCGACAGCGACGATCGTGGTCACCCACGACGTCGAACACCTGGACCTCGCCGACCACACCGTAACCATGCGCGACGGCAAAACCAGCGCCCCCCGCCGCCCCCGGTGA
- a CDS encoding ABC transporter permease, whose amino-acid sequence MFIALRDLRFARGRFALLGAVIGLMTLMVVLLTGLTSGLGAASVSAISALPTDQVALAAPPGQSDPQFALSALPADTVDRLRAQPGVRTARPLGISTSRLTAGDTTAAVSVFGTDDSLPPDQVRVPDSLGLAPGTEVELGGHRLIVAAAGDETSFSHLPVVHTAIDTWHKIARTDSLTGVLVDLAGDPAAIGAATGTRVLTREQAYDAVGGYAAEQGSLTMIRVLLLVVSALVVGAFFTVWTMQRTPDLAVVRAMGASRGYLLRDALGQAAVVLVLGTVTGAAAATGLGLLAREAVPFVVDSGTVLIPLALMIGVGLSGAAIAVRRVTTVDPLTALGASR is encoded by the coding sequence ATGTTCATCGCCCTGCGAGACCTCCGCTTCGCCCGAGGCCGATTCGCGCTGCTCGGCGCGGTCATCGGCCTGATGACCCTGATGGTCGTCCTCCTCACTGGGCTGACCTCGGGGCTGGGCGCGGCGAGCGTCTCCGCCATCTCCGCCCTCCCCACCGACCAGGTCGCCCTCGCCGCTCCGCCCGGCCAGAGCGATCCGCAGTTCGCCCTGAGCGCCCTGCCCGCAGACACTGTCGACCGCCTCCGCGCCCAACCAGGCGTCCGCACCGCCCGCCCGCTGGGCATCAGCACGAGCAGGCTCACCGCCGGCGACACGACAGCCGCCGTGAGCGTGTTCGGCACCGATGATTCGCTCCCGCCCGACCAAGTGCGCGTTCCCGACAGTCTCGGTCTGGCCCCGGGAACCGAGGTCGAACTCGGCGGTCACCGGCTGATCGTGGCCGCGGCCGGCGACGAGACGTCGTTCAGCCACCTTCCGGTGGTGCACACGGCCATCGACACCTGGCACAAGATCGCCCGCACCGACAGCCTCACCGGCGTCCTGGTGGACCTGGCAGGCGACCCCGCCGCCATCGGCGCCGCCACCGGGACGCGGGTGCTGACCAGGGAGCAGGCATACGACGCCGTCGGCGGGTATGCCGCGGAACAGGGCTCGCTGACCATGATCAGGGTGCTGCTGCTCGTCGTCTCCGCCCTGGTCGTCGGCGCGTTCTTCACCGTCTGGACCATGCAGCGCACCCCCGACCTCGCCGTCGTGCGCGCCATGGGTGCCTCCCGCGGCTACCTCCTGCGGGATGCCCTGGGGCAGGCCGCCGTGGTGCTGGTGCTCGGCACTGTCACCGGTGCGGCGGCAGCGACCGGGTTGGGCCTCCTGGCGCGCGAGGCGGTCCCGTTCGTCGTCGACAGCGGCACCGTCTTGATCCCCCTGGCCCTGATGATCGGCGTCGGCTTATCAGGCGCCGCGATAGCGGTCCGCCGCGTCACCACCGTCGACCCGCTGACCGCGCTGGGAGCTTCCCGATGA
- a CDS encoding sensor histidine kinase encodes MDTTPNATMTVLRRAQHVLFAVLVIVAAVRTAQSGSPWVGALGGAGLIAWYALGPLTKARMWWLGVLVAGWIALSVYGADWVWVAFPLFFLCLRVLPTPVGQVAVGALTLFAAAGFMWHRGSLDVAALVGPVIGAAVAIVMTAVYDTMRADAAARAELLQELLAAQKELRESERRAGAVGERERLAREIHDTITQGLTSIVFLLQAGGRTHLSTALSTAQSSLEESRRLIAALAPAELNGRPLADALKRVADDSMRVGLDTALVVDGTPYRLPTSTEVALLRVAQGALANVRVHARASHARVTLTYQPDKVRLDVADDGHGFDPHEPPVGKGSGIGLSSMRGRLGEVGGILVVESTPGEGSALSAIVPATEVPA; translated from the coding sequence ATGGACACGACACCGAACGCCACCATGACCGTGCTGCGCAGGGCCCAGCACGTGCTTTTCGCCGTCCTCGTGATCGTCGCGGCCGTGCGGACCGCGCAGAGTGGCTCACCGTGGGTGGGCGCGCTCGGCGGTGCCGGGCTCATCGCCTGGTACGCGCTCGGCCCGCTGACGAAGGCGCGGATGTGGTGGCTCGGCGTACTGGTCGCGGGCTGGATCGCCCTGAGCGTCTACGGCGCCGACTGGGTGTGGGTGGCGTTTCCACTGTTCTTTCTGTGCCTGCGCGTGCTGCCCACGCCGGTGGGCCAGGTCGCGGTAGGAGCGCTCACCTTGTTCGCCGCGGCCGGATTCATGTGGCACCGGGGCTCGCTCGACGTGGCCGCCCTCGTCGGGCCGGTGATCGGCGCGGCCGTCGCGATCGTCATGACCGCCGTGTACGACACGATGCGCGCCGACGCCGCCGCTCGTGCCGAACTGCTCCAGGAATTGCTTGCCGCACAAAAGGAACTGCGGGAGAGCGAGCGCCGGGCCGGTGCGGTGGGCGAGCGGGAGCGCCTGGCCCGCGAGATCCACGACACGATCACCCAGGGCCTGACGAGCATCGTATTCCTCTTACAGGCGGGCGGTCGCACGCATCTGTCCACGGCACTGAGCACCGCGCAGTCGAGCCTTGAGGAATCCCGCAGGCTGATCGCCGCGCTGGCTCCCGCCGAGTTGAACGGCCGCCCGCTGGCCGACGCGCTGAAGCGAGTCGCGGACGACTCGATGCGGGTGGGCCTGGACACCGCGCTGGTGGTCGACGGCACCCCATACCGGCTGCCGACCTCCACCGAGGTGGCGCTGCTGCGCGTCGCCCAAGGCGCGCTTGCCAACGTCCGCGTCCACGCCCGGGCGAGCCACGCGCGGGTCACCTTGACCTACCAGCCCGACAAAGTCCGCCTCGACGTCGCCGACGACGGCCATGGTTTCGACCCGCACGAGCCTCCGGTGGGCAAGGGATCCGGGATCGGCCTGTCGTCGATGCGTGGCCGCCTCGGCGAGGTCGGCGGCATCCTGGTCGTCGAGTCGACCCCGGGCGAAGGCAGCGCGCTGAGCGCGATCGTGCCCGCCACGGAGGTACCCGCATGA
- a CDS encoding response regulator, translating into MIRVLLVDDHPIVRTGLRTALAGVDGVELVAEVATGEEAVAVTERLRPDVVLMDLQLGPGINGAEATRRIRALPDPARVLVLTTYDSEADILAAIEAGATGYLLKDTDPAALVPAIRTAARGETVLAPNVASRLVARFQAPAQSLTPREIAVLQLVADGHSNKAAARALFVTEATVKSHLVQVFMKLGVDSRTAAVSAARLRGLVR; encoded by the coding sequence ATGATCCGGGTGCTGCTCGTCGACGACCATCCCATTGTCCGCACTGGGTTGCGGACGGCGCTCGCCGGGGTCGACGGGGTCGAGTTGGTCGCCGAGGTGGCCACCGGCGAGGAGGCTGTCGCCGTGACGGAACGGCTGCGGCCGGATGTGGTGCTGATGGACCTGCAGCTCGGGCCGGGCATCAACGGCGCCGAGGCGACCCGGCGGATTCGGGCGCTGCCTGATCCCGCGCGGGTTCTTGTGCTCACCACTTACGACAGTGAGGCCGACATCCTCGCCGCGATCGAGGCCGGGGCCACCGGGTACCTGCTCAAGGACACCGACCCCGCAGCCCTGGTGCCCGCCATCCGCACGGCCGCGCGCGGTGAGACCGTGCTCGCGCCGAATGTGGCGTCTCGGCTGGTGGCCCGCTTTCAGGCCCCGGCGCAGTCGCTGACGCCGAGGGAAATCGCGGTGCTGCAACTGGTGGCGGACGGCCACAGCAACAAGGCGGCCGCCCGGGCACTGTTCGTCACGGAGGCGACGGTGAAGTCACACCTGGTGCAGGTCTTCATGAAACTCGGGGTGGACAGCCGCACGGCGGCGGTGTCGGCGGCCCGCCTCCGCGGCCTCGTGCGCTGA
- a CDS encoding ROK family protein: MADEFRVDRRGTKQSLRARNLALVLQSVAAGDGVVSRADIRRSTGLPSATVSEVVGDLVARRVVREVGQARSSGGKPATLLALDRDHHLFIGVHIGRSQIVASRVTLGGRIQESVRIAYNPTDNPIPPAAEAVARLTATAVGSISSIGLATPGIVTSEGVLTQALNYGWSMMPFGEQLSQACGGLPVHVINDSNAVALSEVVLSDRSRVSLVLLWLGTGIGAGIVLEDRLYEGHGHRAGEIGHIDTGTDALCVCGRTGCLEAVAGLFAIVGDADAATVDDFVRGRPNTHAARALAHRVQRAARELARLVSTLAATLDVADFIVGGPLVTHAIGPAVLAAVNDELSARTVPGFSTVRVEFSEFGGYDVVIGAAAHAMCQELGVMVTLPDAVSDGSAPSSGRPNEEEEMALSQHFRQRATAVALAASLATAGCGAADGDSLVVEVWTHEFAPLQKALQEKWIPEYEKANPGTKIKLTSIPFAGVVSYDSKLLSALSSGKGPDVWDMGDWNYDSFHKGGYLEPIDPTAFGYASDKELIDSYQPGATKAVERDGKLVGLFSEFNTLNLFYNTEVFAQAGIPALPADKPVSWEQLGEIGKKLRVENNGKVERTGFQFGFFANFRSPQWYAQNFYTLMRQYGQDDLYVDGKPAATTEPVVKAFKLIHDYTFQYKAYDPTFLNNWFADVPQGRAAMVQAGTWYPASAKESNPNFKFAVAPNPVVDPDDPSTYQNISWLWGWSVNAKSPTPQKAAAQKFLAFILGKKGETAQAAYWFEKAGFLQPSKAFLESDAYRAALKESPWLQLWIDAFNKYKIAPVQHSYDEPGAALVRAIDRVIYDKATPEAAAQSLQQELSRLDSQ, translated from the coding sequence GTGGCGGATGAATTCCGGGTCGATCGCCGCGGCACGAAGCAGTCGCTTCGGGCCCGGAACCTCGCGCTTGTGCTACAGAGCGTGGCGGCGGGCGACGGTGTGGTGAGTCGGGCGGACATCCGCCGGTCCACCGGGCTGCCCTCAGCCACCGTCTCCGAGGTCGTGGGCGATCTCGTGGCCAGGCGGGTCGTCCGCGAGGTGGGCCAGGCCCGCTCCAGCGGCGGCAAGCCCGCCACCCTGCTCGCCCTCGACCGCGACCACCACCTGTTCATCGGCGTCCACATCGGACGCAGCCAGATCGTCGCCTCGCGGGTGACGTTGGGTGGGCGCATCCAGGAGTCCGTGCGGATCGCCTACAACCCCACCGACAACCCGATCCCGCCCGCCGCGGAAGCCGTCGCGCGGCTCACCGCCACGGCCGTCGGCTCCATCAGCTCCATCGGGCTCGCCACCCCCGGCATCGTGACCAGCGAGGGCGTGCTCACCCAGGCGCTGAACTACGGGTGGTCGATGATGCCGTTCGGCGAGCAGCTCTCCCAGGCCTGCGGCGGGCTGCCGGTGCACGTGATCAACGACAGCAACGCGGTGGCGCTGTCCGAGGTCGTGTTGTCCGACCGGTCCCGAGTCAGCCTCGTCCTGCTGTGGCTCGGCACCGGCATCGGCGCGGGCATCGTGCTGGAGGACCGGCTCTACGAAGGCCACGGACACCGCGCGGGCGAGATCGGGCACATCGACACCGGCACGGACGCCCTCTGCGTCTGCGGCCGCACCGGCTGCCTGGAGGCGGTCGCGGGCCTGTTCGCGATCGTCGGTGACGCCGACGCGGCCACCGTCGACGACTTCGTCCGCGGCCGCCCGAACACCCACGCCGCCCGCGCGCTGGCCCACCGGGTCCAGCGCGCCGCCAGGGAACTGGCGCGGCTGGTCTCCACCCTCGCGGCCACGCTCGACGTGGCCGACTTCATCGTCGGCGGGCCGCTGGTCACCCACGCCATCGGACCCGCCGTGCTGGCCGCGGTCAACGACGAACTGTCAGCCAGAACCGTGCCGGGATTCTCCACGGTGCGGGTCGAGTTCTCCGAGTTCGGCGGCTACGACGTGGTGATCGGCGCCGCCGCCCACGCCATGTGCCAGGAGCTCGGAGTCATGGTCACCCTTCCGGACGCTGTTTCGGATGGTTCGGCGCCTTCGTCGGGGAGGCCCAATGAGGAGGAAGAAATGGCCTTGTCCCAACACTTCCGCCAGCGCGCGACAGCTGTCGCGCTGGCGGCGTCCTTAGCGACGGCCGGATGTGGCGCCGCGGACGGCGACTCGCTGGTCGTCGAGGTGTGGACGCACGAGTTCGCCCCGCTGCAGAAAGCCCTGCAGGAGAAGTGGATTCCCGAGTACGAGAAGGCGAATCCCGGCACCAAGATCAAGCTGACGTCGATTCCGTTCGCCGGTGTCGTCTCCTACGACTCCAAGCTGCTCTCCGCCCTGTCGTCGGGCAAGGGCCCGGATGTGTGGGACATGGGCGACTGGAACTACGACTCGTTCCACAAGGGCGGCTATCTCGAGCCCATCGACCCGACGGCGTTCGGCTACGCCTCGGACAAGGAGCTCATCGATTCCTACCAGCCCGGCGCGACCAAGGCCGTCGAGCGGGACGGCAAGCTGGTCGGGCTGTTCTCCGAGTTCAACACCCTCAACCTGTTCTACAACACCGAGGTCTTCGCCCAGGCGGGCATCCCGGCGCTGCCCGCGGACAAGCCCGTCTCCTGGGAGCAGCTCGGCGAGATCGGCAAGAAGCTGCGGGTCGAGAACAACGGCAAGGTCGAGCGCACCGGCTTCCAGTTCGGCTTCTTCGCCAACTTCCGCTCCCCGCAGTGGTACGCGCAGAACTTCTACACCCTCATGCGCCAGTACGGCCAGGACGACCTCTACGTCGACGGCAAGCCCGCCGCGACCACGGAGCCGGTCGTCAAGGCGTTCAAGCTGATCCACGACTACACCTTCCAGTACAAGGCCTACGACCCGACGTTCCTCAACAACTGGTTCGCCGACGTGCCGCAGGGCCGTGCGGCGATGGTGCAGGCCGGAACCTGGTACCCGGCCTCGGCCAAGGAGTCCAACCCGAACTTCAAGTTCGCGGTCGCGCCCAACCCGGTGGTCGACCCGGACGACCCGAGCACGTACCAGAACATCTCGTGGCTGTGGGGCTGGTCGGTCAACGCCAAGAGCCCGACACCGCAGAAGGCCGCCGCGCAGAAGTTCCTCGCGTTCATCCTGGGCAAGAAGGGCGAGACCGCCCAGGCCGCCTACTGGTTCGAGAAGGCTGGTTTCCTCCAGCCCAGCAAGGCTTTCCTGGAGTCGGACGCCTACCGCGCCGCGCTCAAGGAGTCGCCGTGGCTGCAGCTGTGGATCGACGCGTTCAACAAGTACAAGATCGCGCCCGTGCAGCACAGCTACGACGAGCCGGGGGCCGCGCTCGTGCGGGCCATCGACCGGGTCATCTACGACAAGGCCACCCCTGAAGCCGCGGCCCAGTCCCTGCAGCAGGAACTGAGCAGGCTCGACAGCCAGTGA